One region of Juglans regia cultivar Chandler chromosome 4, Walnut 2.0, whole genome shotgun sequence genomic DNA includes:
- the LOC109002758 gene encoding embryonic protein DC-8-like isoform X2 — MASWKEFKEERAEAALRLAASDLRDVKRERGNEERAKLEMEADRSQQQQQEETPGIIGSVLKAVEHAKEAVAGNSQETKESTRETADKAAEKAREAKDAAAEKVRDTKDAAAEKSKECKDHTTEKARETKDAARQKMEEERDEMEREESQQQQETPGIIGSVLKAVEHAKETVIGKSRETAESTRETTEKAAEKAKEAKDAAAEKARESKDTAAEKSKEYKDYTTEKERETTDAARQKLEEYTGSAAEKAKQTKESAKEKMSDYAEKAKETKDSALGKAEGYKDYAAEKAREAKDKTLGKASDYKDYHVAEKAKDYTEDKAKEPAEKSKQGQDAAAEKMEEYKDYTAEKAKEGKDTTLGKLGELKDSAADAARRAMDLLSGKKEEAKQKAEETKEATKEKLSEKEEEARRRMEELKLQGKDEDAQKDREDEVNGAERMTAAWGQYYFVLRLKFVSRGL, encoded by the exons ATGGCATCGTGGAAGGAATTCAAGGAAGAGAGAGCCGAGGCGGCCTTGAGGCTTGCAGCGTCCGATTTGAGAGACGTTAAAAGAGAGCGAGGGAATGAAGAACGGGCTAAATTGGAAATGGAAGCTGATCGGTCACAGCAACAGCAGCAGGAAGAGACGCCCGGTATCATTGGGTCTGTGTTAAAGGCAGTTGAGCATGCCAAGGAAGCTGTTGCTGGCAATAGTCAAGAAACTAAGGAATCGACGAGGGAGACCGCCGATAAAGCGGCTGAGAAAGCAAGGGAGGCTAAGGATGCTGCGGCAGAGAAAGTCAGGGACACTAAGGATGCTGCAGCGGAGAAGTCCAAGGAGTGCAAGGACCATACGACTGAGAAGGCGAGGGAGACCAAAGATGCAGCGAGGCAGAAGATGGAGGAAGAACGGGATGAAATGGAAAGGGAAGAGTCGCAGCAACAGCAAGAGACGCCTGGTATCATTGGGTCTGTGTTGAAGGCAGTTGAGCATGCCAAGGAAACTGTAATTGGCAAGAGTCGGGAAACTGCGGAGTCGACACGAGAGACCACAGAAAAAGCTGCTGAGAAAGCTAAGGAGGCAAAGGATGCTGCAGCAGAGAAAGCAAGGGAGTCTAAGGATACTGCAGCGGAGAAGTCGAAGGAGTACAAGGACTATACGACTGAGAAGGAAAGGGAGACCACAGATGCGGCGAGGCAGAAGCTGGAGGAGTATACTGGGTCGGCTGCCGAAAAGGCGAAGCAGACGAAGGAGTCGGCTAAGGAGAAGATGAGTGACTACGCGGAAAAGGCAAAAGAGACTAAGGACTCGGCACTGGGGAAAGCAGAAGGGTATAAGGACTATGCGGCGGAGAAGGCAAGGGAGGCGAAGGACAAGACGTTGGGAAAGGCGAGCGACTACAAAGACTATCATGTAGCGGAGAAAGCAAAGGACTACACGGAAGACAAGGCAAAGGAGCCAGCCGAGAAGTCAAAACAGGGGCAAGATGCTGCGGCGGAGAAGATGGAGGAGTACAAGGATTATACTGCTGAGAAAGCAAAAGAAGGGAAGGATACTACTTTAGGTAAGCTTGGCGAGCTGAAAGATTCGGCTGCCGATGCTGCCCGAAGAGCTATGGATCTCTTGTCTGGTAAGAAAGAGGAAGCCAAACAGAAGGCGGAAGAAACCAAAGAGGCAACCAAG GAAAAGTTGAGCGAAAAGGAGGAGGAAGCAAGACGGAGGATGGAAGAGTTGAAGCTTCAAGGTAAGGATGAAGATGCCCAGAAGGACCGTGAAGACGAGGTCAATGGAGCTGAAAG GATGACTGCGGCTTGGGGGCAATACTATTTTGTGCTCCGTTTAAAGTTCGTTTCGCGAGGGTTGTAA
- the LOC109002756 gene encoding pentatricopeptide repeat-containing protein At5g03800, whose amino-acid sequence MATVIQPTITPVAAAASYNSLPHSLLFSSPPHNPLFHFPLISNNPRPPPPPPTFPSLSLFQSRPYQQLHFSTYPTQSFSSPQILFSPECFSPPSSSPDNEEASVIDALFKMLRLSSRYGDAQLAKAVHACILKLEEHTRLGNALIAAYLKLGLVSDAYGVFLGLSCPNVVSYTALISGFSKSNRGDEAVELFFRMRDSGIEPNEYSFVAILTACIRILELHLGLQVHATVIKLGYLDSSFVSNALVGLYGKCGCLDFVLKLFGEMPHRDVTSWNSVMSSVVKDCMYDKTFELFGDMKRNDGLRVDHFTLSILLTACAGSASFMKGREVHAYAIKVGLEANLSVSNALIGFYTECGRAEDVTALFQRMPLRDIITWTEMITAYMDFGLVDLAVEIFDKMPERNSFSYNALLAGLCRNGKGFRALEVFVNMVNERVELTEFTLTSILNAYGLLMDCKMSEQIHGFILKIEYGANAYIEAALLDMCTKCGRMADAKKIFGRWPLDWESSMIRTSMICGYARNGRPDEAISLFNISQSGGTMVVDEVASTSALGLCGTIGCHHMGKQMHSHVLKSGFLSDLRVGNATISMYSKCWNMDDAIQIFNDMPRHDTVSWNSLLAGLVLHRRGDEALAYWSKMKKIGIKPDKVTFVLIISAYRITNSNLVDDCRSLFLSMKIIYEIEPSSEHYVSFIGVLGYWGLLEEAEEVINKMPFKPEASVWRALLDSCRMHMKKTIGERVKNRILAMEPKDPSTYILVSNLYSASGRWHCSEMVREEMRERGFRKHPGQSWIICQDKIHYFYARDKSHPQTKDIYSGLEILILECLKAGYAPDTSFVVHDVEEHQKKDFLFYHSAKLAATCGLLMTRPGKPIRIVKNIILCGDCHTFLKYVSVVTKREIFLRDSSGFHCFCGGQCSCKDYW is encoded by the coding sequence ATGGCCACCGTTATCCAACCCACAATCACCCCCGTCGCAGCCGCCGCTTCTTATAACTCTCTTCCTCACTCCCTTCTCTTTTCCTCCCCGCCCCATAACCCCCTTTTCCACTTCCCCTTAATATCCAATAACCCAagaccaccacctccaccaccaacattcccttctctttctctcttccaaAGCAGACCTTACCAGCAGCTCCACTTCTCCACTTATCCTACCCAATCCTTTTCATCCCCGCAAATCCTTTTCTCCCCAGAGTGTTTTAGTCCCCCTTCTTCTTCACCAGACAACGAAGAAGCCTCTGTTATTGACGCTTTATTCAAAATGCTTCGCCTCTCGTCTCGATATGGCGACGCCCAGCTCGCCAAGGCTGTCCACGCGTGCATTCTCAAGCTTGAGGAACACACTCGTCTGGGTAATGCTCTAATTGCCGCTTACCTCAAGCTGGGTCTTGTTTCTGACGCTTATGGTGTTTTCTTGGGCCTTTCGTGCCCGAACGTGGTGTCTTATACCGCTTTGATATCGGGTTTTTCAAAGTCGAATAGAGGAGACGAGGCGGTGGAGCTTTTCTTTCGGATGAGGGACTCGGGTATTGAGCCTAATGAGTACAGCTTTGTTGCAATTTTGACTGCTTGTATTCGGATATTGGAGTTGCATTTGGGTTTACAAGTTCACGCTACGGTCATCAAACTTGGATATTTGGATTCTAGTTTTGTTTCGAATGCGCTAGTTGGGTTGTATGGTAAGTGTGGGTGTTTGGATTTTGTCCTTAAATTGTTTGGTGAAATGCCGCATAGGGATGTTACGTCGTGGAATAGTGTTATGTCGAGTGTCGTAAAGGATTGCATGTACGATAAGACATTTGAATTGTTTGGTGATATGAAGAGAAATGATGGGCTTAGAGTTGATCATTTTACACTTTCAATCCTTTTGACCGCTTGTGCTGGCAGTGCTTCTTTCATGAAAGGCAGAGAAGTTCATGCTTATGCAATCAAGGTTGGGTTGGAGGCCAATTTGAGTGTCAGCAATGCGCTGATTGGATTCTACACTGAGTGTGGGAGGGCAGAGGATGTGACGGCTTTGTTTCAGAGGATGCCCCTTAGAGATATTATCACTTGGACGGAAATGATTACAGCATATATGGATTTTGGCTTGGTGGATTTGGCAGTGGAAATATTTGACAAGATGCCCGAGAGgaattctttttcttataatgCTCTTTTGGCAGGATTATGTCGAAATGGCAAGGGCTTTAGGGCACTGGAAGTATTTGTAAACATGGTGAATGAGAGAGTAGAGTTAACAGAATTCACTTTGACAAGCATTCTTAATGCTTATGGATTGCTCATGGATTGTAAAATGAGTGAGCAGATTCATGGGTTCATCCTTAAGATTGAATACGGGGCAAATGCCTATATTGAAGCAGCGCTGCTTGATATGTGTACAAAGTGTGGCAGGATGGCAGATGCCAAAAAGATATTCGGTCGGTGGCCATTAGACTGGGAAAGCTCCATGATTAGGACTTCGATGATATGTGGTTACGCTCGAAATGGACGGCCAGATGAGGCAATTTCTCTATTCAACATTAGTCAATCAGGAGGAACAATGGTTGTGGATGAAGTTGCATCAACTTCAGCACTCGGTCTCTGTGGAACTATAGGATGTCATCACATGGGAAAGCAAATGCACAGCCATGTTCTCAAATCGGGTTTTTTATCTGATTTAAGGGTAGGAAATGCCACGATTAGCATGTATTCAAAGTGTTGGAACATGGATGATGcaattcaaatattcaatgaTATGCCTAGACATGATACAGTTTCATGGAACAGTTTGCTTGCCGGCCTGGTTCTCCACAGACGGGGTGATGAGGCCTTGGCCTACTGgtcaaagatgaagaagataggCATAAAACCCGACAAAGTTACATTTGTTTTGATCATTTCAGCTTATCGGATCACAAACTCCAATTTAGTTGATGATTGTCGTAGTTTGTTTCTCTCAATGAAGATCATTTATGAAATCGAGCCGTCTTCAGAACATTATGTATCCTTTATCGGCGTTTTGGGTTATTGGGGTCTACTAGAAGAAGCCGAGGAAGTGATCAACAAAATGCCTTTTAAGCCAGAAGCTTCCGTTTGGCGAGCATTGCTTGATAGTTGCAGAATGCATATGAAAAAAACAATTGGAGAACGGGTCAAAAACCGTATACTTGCTATGGAGCCAAAAGACCCATCAACGTACATACTTGTATCAAATCTGTATTCAGCATCTGGGAGATGGCACTGCTCTGAAATGGTGAgggaagaaatgagagaaagggGGTTTAGGAAACACCCAGGTCAAAGTTGGATCATTTGTCAGGATAAAATACATTATTTCTATGCAAGAGATAAATCCCATCCCCAAACCAAAGATATCTACAGTGGATTAGAAATACTAATCTTAGAATGTCTAAAAGCTGGATATGCTCCAGACACAAGCTTTGTGGTTCATGACGTAGAAGAGCATCAGAAGAAGGATTTCTTATTCTATCATAGTGCAAAACTAGCAGCAACTTGCGGGCTTCTGATGACCAGGCCCGGAAAACCTATTCGGATCGTGAAGAACATTATTCTTTGTGGAGACTGCCACACATTCTTGAAGTATGTTTCGGTTGTTACCAAAAGAGAGATATTCCTAAGAGATTCTTCGGGGTTTCATTGCTTCTGTGGTGGCCAGTGCTCATGTAAAGATTATTGGTGA
- the LOC109002758 gene encoding late embryogenesis abundant protein ECP63-like isoform X1 — translation MASWKEFKEERAEAALRLAASDLRDVKRERGNEERAKLEMEADRSQQQQQEETPGIIGSVLKAVEHAKEAVAGNSQETKESTRETADKAAEKAREAKDAAAEKVRDTKDAAAEKSKECKDHTTEKARETKDAARQKMEEERDEMEREESQQQQETPGIIGSVLKAVEHAKETVIGKSRETAESTRETTEKAAEKAKEAKDAAAEKARESKDTAAEKSKEYKDYTTEKERETTDAARQKLEEYTGSAAEKAKQTKESAKEKMSDYAEKAKETKDSALGKAEGYKDYAAEKAREAKDKTLGKASDYKDYHVAEKAKDYTEDKAKEPAEKSKQGQDAAAEKMEEYKDYTAEKAKEGKDTTLGKLGELKDSAADAARRAMDLLSGKKEEAKQKAEETKEATKEKLSEKEEEARRRMEELKLQGKDEDAQKDREDEVNGAERGIAAKGNIFSAIGSVTEAIKGKLTQPSDVVEGTWAAVEHGGGSGRKKGEIEVDIEETRPGYVAAKLKEGDQISGQTFNDVGRIEDEGTIRLECREKK, via the exons ATGGCATCGTGGAAGGAATTCAAGGAAGAGAGAGCCGAGGCGGCCTTGAGGCTTGCAGCGTCCGATTTGAGAGACGTTAAAAGAGAGCGAGGGAATGAAGAACGGGCTAAATTGGAAATGGAAGCTGATCGGTCACAGCAACAGCAGCAGGAAGAGACGCCCGGTATCATTGGGTCTGTGTTAAAGGCAGTTGAGCATGCCAAGGAAGCTGTTGCTGGCAATAGTCAAGAAACTAAGGAATCGACGAGGGAGACCGCCGATAAAGCGGCTGAGAAAGCAAGGGAGGCTAAGGATGCTGCGGCAGAGAAAGTCAGGGACACTAAGGATGCTGCAGCGGAGAAGTCCAAGGAGTGCAAGGACCATACGACTGAGAAGGCGAGGGAGACCAAAGATGCAGCGAGGCAGAAGATGGAGGAAGAACGGGATGAAATGGAAAGGGAAGAGTCGCAGCAACAGCAAGAGACGCCTGGTATCATTGGGTCTGTGTTGAAGGCAGTTGAGCATGCCAAGGAAACTGTAATTGGCAAGAGTCGGGAAACTGCGGAGTCGACACGAGAGACCACAGAAAAAGCTGCTGAGAAAGCTAAGGAGGCAAAGGATGCTGCAGCAGAGAAAGCAAGGGAGTCTAAGGATACTGCAGCGGAGAAGTCGAAGGAGTACAAGGACTATACGACTGAGAAGGAAAGGGAGACCACAGATGCGGCGAGGCAGAAGCTGGAGGAGTATACTGGGTCGGCTGCCGAAAAGGCGAAGCAGACGAAGGAGTCGGCTAAGGAGAAGATGAGTGACTACGCGGAAAAGGCAAAAGAGACTAAGGACTCGGCACTGGGGAAAGCAGAAGGGTATAAGGACTATGCGGCGGAGAAGGCAAGGGAGGCGAAGGACAAGACGTTGGGAAAGGCGAGCGACTACAAAGACTATCATGTAGCGGAGAAAGCAAAGGACTACACGGAAGACAAGGCAAAGGAGCCAGCCGAGAAGTCAAAACAGGGGCAAGATGCTGCGGCGGAGAAGATGGAGGAGTACAAGGATTATACTGCTGAGAAAGCAAAAGAAGGGAAGGATACTACTTTAGGTAAGCTTGGCGAGCTGAAAGATTCGGCTGCCGATGCTGCCCGAAGAGCTATGGATCTCTTGTCTGGTAAGAAAGAGGAAGCCAAACAGAAGGCGGAAGAAACCAAAGAGGCAACCAAG GAAAAGTTGAGCGAAAAGGAGGAGGAAGCAAGACGGAGGATGGAAGAGTTGAAGCTTCAAGGTAAGGATGAAGATGCCCAGAAGGACCGTGAAGACGAGGTCAATGGAGCTGAAAG GGGGATCGCGGCTAAGGGCAACATTTTCAGTGCCATTGGCAGTGTGACGGAGGCCATTAAAGGAAAGCTCACTCAACCATCGGATGTGGTGGAAGGGACGTGGGCGGCCGTCGAGCACGGCGGTGGTTCTGGAAGGAAGAAAGGAGAGATCGAGGTGGACATTGAAGAGACCCGACCAGGATATGTGGCGGCAAAGCTGAAAGAGGGTGATCAGATTAGCGGTCAGACTTTCAACGATGTGGGCCGTATAGAGGATGAGGGTACCATACGTTTGGAGTGCCGGGAAAAAAAGTAA
- the LOC109002757 gene encoding probable glycosyltransferase At5g03795: protein MTKVVDMGGGSKKWCRFCGSSSISSVQLLLFMVVPLIVVSGFVSVILGPLTSNRVLFISKYPWLWSSTSSTLPTTNSSSSSSSPVSSVKESGKRLDFLSQVGVAQVLNMEEAISNDSLLNRSSTPPHDIEAAIQINGGPKELNVYMMMNDSVSGPATINVSASTNKSHNATGLDRIEAGLRRARAAIKEAKHGNQTQILIDPDYVPDGPMYRNAKAFYRSYVEMEKQLKIFVYEEGQPPLFHNGPCRSIYSTEGNFIHGIEMNEQFRTRDPEKAHLFFLPFSVVMMVRFVYVPDSYNFGPIKQTVADYINLIAGKHPYWNRSLASDHFMLSCHDWGPETSRSSPYLLKNSIRVLCNANTSEGFNPTKDVSFPEINLRTGSLKGFIGGPSPSRRPILAFFAGGLHGPVRPVVFEHWENKDEDIRVHKYLPKGISYIDMMRKSKYCLCPSGYEVASPRVVEAIYGGCVPVLISDHYVPPFSDVLNWKTFSVEIPVKDVPNLKKILMAISPRQYIRMQRRVVQVRRHFMVQSPPKRFDVFHMILHSVWLRRLNVRVPNDADVL, encoded by the exons ATGACGAAAGTAGTAGATATGGGGGGAGGTAGCAAAAAGTGGTGTAGGTTTTGTGgttcatcatcaatatcttctGTCCAACTTTTGTTGTTTATGGTGGTGCCATTGATAGTGGTATCTGGGTTTGTTTCTGTAATATTGGGTCCATTAACCTCCAATAGGGTTTTATTTATATCCAAGTACCCCTGGCTATGGAGCTCTACTAGTAGTACTCTCCCTACTactaattcttcttcttcttcttcttcccctgtTTCATCAGTAAAAGAGAGCGGAAAGCGTTTGGATTTTCTGTCACAAGTGGGTGTGGCACAAGTTCTCAATATGGAAGAAGCTATCTCCAATGATTCTCTGCTAAATCGGTCGTCTACTCCTCCACACGATATAGAAGCTGCTATACAG ATTAATGGTGGTCCTAAGGAATTAAATGTGTACATGATGATGAATGATTCCGTGAGTGGGCCAGCTACTATTAATGTTTCCGCTTCAACGAATAAATCTCATAATGCGACCGGTTTAGATAGAATTGAAGCCGGTCTTAGAAGAGCTCGAGCTGCAATCAAGGAAGCTAAACATGGAaaccaaactcaaatattaatagaTCCTGACTACGTCCCGGACGGTCCGATGTACAGGAATGCCAAAGCCTTTTACAg GAGCTACGTGGAAATGGAAAAGcaactaaaaatatttgtgtatGAAGAAGGGCAACCCCCATTGTTTCATAACGGTCCTTGCAGGAGCATATACTCTACAGAAGGAAATTTCATCCATGGGATTGAAATGAATGAGCAGTTCAGAACCCGAGATCCTGAGAAAGCACATTTGTTTTTCCTCCCTTTCAGTGTGGTAATGATGGTCCGATTTGTATATGTGCCTGACTCTTACAACTTTGGTCCCATTAAGCAGACTGTTGCAGATTATATCAATCTAATAGCAGGAAAGCACCCATATTGGAATCGAAGCCTAGCATCTGATCATTTTATGCTTTCCTGCCATGATTGG GGGCCAGAAACTTCCCGTTCCAGTCCTTATCTCCTCAAAAACTCAATTAGAGTTCTTTGCAATGCTAACACGTCAGAGGGTTTCAACCCCACCAAGGACGTGTCCTTCCCAGAGATCAATCTCCGAACTGGTTCGTTAAAAGGATTTATCGGCGGGCCATCCCCATCTCGTCGGCCAATCTTGGCTTTCTTTGCTGGAGGTCTCCATGGTCCCGTTAGACCAGTCGTTTTTGAGCACTGGGAAAACAAAGATGAAGATATAAGAGTGCACAAGTACCTTCCAAAAGGCATCTCCTACATTGACATGATGAGAAAAAGTAAGTATTGCTTATGCCCCAGTGGCTACGAAGTTGCAAGCCCAAGAGTTGTGGAGGCCATTTACGGAGGTTGTGTTCCAGTTCTGATTTCAGACCATTATGTTCCGCCGTTTAGTGATGTTTTGAATTGGAAGACCTTCTCTGTCGAGATTCCGGTTAAGGATGTTCCAAACCTGAAGAAAATCCTAATGGCGATTTCTCCAAGGCAGTATATAAGAATGCAAAGGAGGGTGGTACAGGTAAGGAGGCATTTTATGGTTCAGTCTCCACCTAAGCGATTTGATGTCTTCCACATGATCCTCCATTCTGTCTGGCTTAGAAGACTGAATGTTCGTGTCCCTAATGATGCCGATGTGTTGTGA